In one window of Halococcus salifodinae DSM 8989 DNA:
- a CDS encoding ABC transporter permease has translation MKLIDPLGIYGLWLRDVKRFLRTPSQIIGSLVFPLMFLVLLGFGLGGEAIPGLPEGVEYLQYLVPGIVGFTMLFGASIAGISILSDQDVGFLKEILVAPVSRTSIVLGRIAGGSTTAIVQAVLILAISIPLGFELASWLSLPLAAVFLVLIAVTFVGFGIALASQFSDSEGFSLIVQFVIFPLFILSGAIVPIEGLPELIQPLAYINPLTYGVDGLRAALVGTSTYPLVVNFGALVASSVVMVGLGAYLFERVEAV, from the coding sequence ATGAAGCTGATCGATCCCCTCGGCATCTACGGGCTCTGGCTCCGCGACGTGAAGCGATTCCTGCGGACGCCCTCCCAGATCATCGGCTCGCTCGTGTTCCCGCTGATGTTCCTCGTGCTCCTCGGCTTCGGGCTCGGTGGCGAGGCGATCCCCGGCCTCCCCGAGGGCGTCGAATACCTCCAGTATCTCGTCCCAGGCATCGTCGGCTTCACGATGCTGTTCGGTGCCTCGATCGCGGGGATCTCGATCCTCTCGGATCAGGACGTCGGGTTCCTGAAGGAGATCCTCGTCGCGCCGGTGAGTCGGACCTCGATAGTTCTAGGTCGGATCGCCGGCGGGTCGACGACGGCGATCGTCCAGGCGGTGCTCATCCTCGCGATCTCGATCCCGCTCGGGTTCGAACTCGCGAGTTGGCTCTCGCTACCGCTCGCAGCGGTCTTCCTCGTGTTGATCGCGGTGACGTTCGTCGGCTTCGGCATCGCGCTCGCGTCGCAGTTCTCCGACAGCGAGGGCTTCTCGCTCATCGTTCAGTTCGTCATCTTCCCGCTGTTCATCCTCTCGGGCGCGATCGTCCCCATCGAGGGGCTGCCCGAACTGATCCAGCCACTCGCGTACATCAACCCGCTGACGTACGGCGTCGACGGGCTCCGGGCGGCACTGGTCGGGACGTCGACGTATCCCCTCGTCGTGAACTTCGGCGCGCTCGTGGCCTCGTCGGTCGTGATGGTCGGTCTCGGTGCGTATCTGTTCGAACGGGTCGAGGCGGTCTGA
- a CDS encoding ABC transporter permease, with protein sequence MFEVARYEGERRLVLGATIAVAASFYGAMFVALSPSFTDFDLEAIFSNLPQQFTEGLGLAAIDTLPGLLAVELFQVGWVLVLGLYLAYSAASMVAGDIETGRMDTLLSAPVSRSKLVVEEFSSLLVPILAVNVITPIVLYAGSVIIDTPLDVANLLALHALAVPYLLCCSAVGFAASVFLSDQGRAQITSIGVLVVAFLVETLLIGTDYEVLGVIAPMNYFDPTEILVNGNYDLAGGAILLAAAAVLVFASQWRFTRMDIQ encoded by the coding sequence ATGTTTGAGGTCGCGCGCTACGAGGGCGAACGCCGCCTCGTGCTCGGGGCCACCATCGCGGTCGCGGCGAGTTTCTACGGTGCGATGTTCGTCGCCCTCTCGCCGTCGTTCACCGACTTCGACCTCGAAGCCATCTTCTCGAACCTCCCCCAACAGTTCACCGAAGGACTCGGTCTCGCGGCGATCGATACCCTACCGGGGCTGCTCGCAGTCGAACTCTTCCAGGTCGGCTGGGTGCTCGTGCTCGGGCTCTACCTCGCGTACAGCGCGGCCTCGATGGTCGCTGGCGATATCGAGACGGGCCGGATGGATACGCTGCTTTCCGCGCCGGTCTCCCGATCGAAACTCGTCGTCGAGGAGTTTTCCTCCCTGCTGGTGCCGATCCTCGCGGTCAACGTGATCACCCCGATCGTGCTCTATGCTGGGTCGGTGATCATCGACACGCCGCTCGACGTCGCGAACCTCCTCGCGCTCCACGCGCTGGCGGTTCCCTATCTGCTGTGCTGTTCGGCGGTCGGGTTCGCGGCGTCGGTGTTCCTCAGCGACCAGGGCCGTGCCCAGATCACCTCGATCGGGGTGCTGGTCGTGGCGTTTCTCGTCGAGACGCTGCTCATCGGCACCGATTACGAGGTGCTGGGTGTGATCGCGCCGATGAACTACTTCGACCCCACCGAGATCCTCGTCAACGGGAACTACGACCTCGCGGGCGGAGCCATCCTGCTCGCTGCGGCCGCAGTGCTGGTCTTTGCGAGTCAGTGGCGCTTTACGAGGATGGATATCCAATGA
- a CDS encoding ABC transporter permease subunit, translated as MTLDILRYEGGHRIKSAIGLSAAFALMALAFVAFTPLITTDVAASAQFEQVMTDLPQPFIEAFGLESLSSLEGLLAGEFYTLFWAVFFGLYLAYTAAGSIRGDIDTDRMDVLLANPVSRGSVLVEKFLSLLVPILVASVVTPAVIYAGTLFIDASIAVEELLMVHVLSIPYLLCCGAIGLVLSVLLDSKDTAQNAAIGLLFSLYLLESFIVATDFGWVANIAPMNYFDANEILVEGSYDFVSAGILLAATVVLIAVSQVRFARMDIQ; from the coding sequence ATGACCCTCGACATCCTGCGATACGAAGGGGGCCACCGGATCAAGAGTGCGATCGGACTTAGCGCCGCATTCGCGCTGATGGCGTTGGCGTTCGTGGCGTTCACGCCGTTGATCACGACCGACGTCGCGGCCAGCGCTCAGTTCGAGCAGGTCATGACGGACCTGCCACAGCCGTTCATCGAGGCGTTCGGTTTGGAGAGTCTGTCGAGCCTCGAAGGTCTGCTCGCCGGCGAGTTCTACACCCTTTTCTGGGCCGTGTTCTTCGGTCTCTATCTCGCGTACACCGCGGCGGGGTCGATCCGGGGCGACATCGACACCGACCGGATGGACGTGCTGCTCGCGAACCCGGTCTCGCGGGGCAGCGTGCTCGTCGAGAAGTTCCTCTCGCTGCTCGTGCCGATCCTCGTCGCTAGCGTCGTCACGCCGGCGGTGATCTACGCCGGGACGCTGTTCATCGACGCGTCGATCGCGGTCGAGGAGCTTCTGATGGTTCACGTGCTCTCGATTCCCTACCTCCTGTGCTGTGGGGCCATCGGCCTCGTCCTCTCCGTCCTGCTCGACAGCAAGGACACCGCCCAGAACGCCGCCATCGGGCTGCTCTTCTCGCTGTATCTGCTCGAATCGTTCATCGTGGCGACCGACTTCGGCTGGGTGGCGAACATCGCGCCGATGAACTACTTCGACGCGAACGAGATCCTCGTCGAGGGGAGCTACGACTTCGTGAGCGCGGGCATCCTGCTCGCCGCCACGGTCGTACTGATAGCCGTGAGTCAAGTACGCTTCGCGAGGATGGACATCCAGTGA
- a CDS encoding AI-2E family transporter: MSIERSLLLAAIALFGAVAVLMVLPYEQYLLLAILLAYLLYPLQCRLREYVGSRGSAGLLIVGSFLAVIVPLGVLVGVGVRQASTILVAIERGEFSVGAIESRLSEQTGIPMNIDRILTEWNLDPSALLGGSGGDGATALLGNVSQVLGNVVSVIGSLSNIAIGITVLLFVLYYLLADGPALAAWLRAVSPVRETTIDRLYERSDRLMWAVVFGNILVAVVQGVLLGIGFAVLGVPNAIFWTITTTVLALLPIIGASVVWLPAAGYLVLVDRPVIAVALFVYGALVVSLSDNYLRPMIGGREARLNPGLFVVGLFGGLAVFGFMGLFFGPVVLGLLKVLVEVFAEYRPPARSAM; the protein is encoded by the coding sequence ATGTCCATCGAACGAAGTCTGCTCCTCGCCGCGATCGCCCTCTTCGGCGCGGTCGCCGTCCTCATGGTGCTGCCCTACGAGCAGTATCTGCTGCTCGCGATCCTGCTCGCCTACCTGCTCTACCCGCTCCAATGTCGCCTCCGGGAGTACGTCGGGAGTCGGGGGTCGGCAGGACTACTCATCGTCGGATCGTTTCTCGCCGTGATCGTTCCGCTCGGGGTGCTCGTCGGTGTCGGCGTCCGACAGGCGTCCACGATTCTCGTTGCGATCGAGCGCGGCGAGTTCAGCGTCGGGGCGATCGAGAGCCGCTTGAGCGAGCAGACCGGCATCCCGATGAACATCGATCGGATCCTGACGGAGTGGAACCTCGATCCATCCGCGCTGCTCGGCGGTTCCGGCGGGGACGGCGCAACAGCGCTTCTCGGTAATGTCAGCCAGGTGCTCGGCAACGTCGTGAGCGTCATCGGCAGTCTCTCGAACATCGCGATCGGCATCACTGTCCTCCTGTTCGTGCTCTACTACCTGCTCGCGGACGGCCCGGCACTCGCGGCGTGGCTCCGGGCCGTCTCGCCGGTCAGAGAGACGACGATCGACCGGCTCTACGAGCGGAGCGATCGGCTGATGTGGGCGGTCGTGTTCGGCAACATCCTCGTCGCCGTCGTCCAGGGCGTGCTCCTCGGGATCGGGTTCGCCGTCCTCGGCGTGCCGAACGCGATCTTCTGGACGATCACGACCACCGTGCTGGCGCTGTTGCCGATCATCGGCGCGTCGGTCGTCTGGCTCCCCGCTGCCGGCTATCTCGTGCTCGTCGACCGCCCGGTGATCGCGGTGGCGCTGTTCGTCTACGGCGCGCTGGTCGTGAGTCTCTCGGACAACTACCTCCGGCCGATGATCGGCGGGCGCGAGGCGCGGCTCAACCCCGGCCTGTTCGTCGTTGGCCTCTTCGGCGGCCTCGCGGTGTTCGGCTTCATGGGACTGTTCTTCGGACCGGTCGTCCTCGGCCTGCTCAAGGTGCTCGTCGAGGTGTTCGCGGAGTACCGACCGCCGGCCCGTTCGGCGATGTGA
- a CDS encoding TetR/AcrR family transcriptional regulator: MKGFSDEKRDLLREELLDAGRTQFARYGIDKTTIADLTGEVDIAPSTFYQFFDSKDELYLAVLDRETERFYGRAVTPLEETDDPERAIQEFLRITFEELETNPLVEQLFTGDDYERLTRLYSDEELAEQIDRELGYLLPYVEAWQAEGTIRDGDPEAIAGTIEAAVTLAPYREEIGEDRYPAIRDTMIETIAAGLTDTMGREDDPHDRTHD, encoded by the coding sequence ATGAAGGGATTCAGCGACGAAAAACGGGATCTCCTCAGAGAAGAACTCCTCGATGCGGGCCGGACGCAGTTCGCGCGCTACGGGATCGACAAGACCACGATCGCCGATCTCACAGGAGAGGTCGACATCGCGCCGAGCACGTTCTATCAGTTCTTCGACTCGAAGGACGAGCTCTACCTCGCGGTCCTCGACCGCGAGACCGAGCGGTTCTACGGGCGCGCCGTCACGCCGTTGGAGGAGACGGACGATCCCGAGCGCGCTATTCAGGAGTTCCTCCGGATCACGTTCGAGGAGCTGGAGACGAACCCGCTCGTCGAACAGCTGTTCACCGGCGACGACTACGAGCGGCTGACGCGCCTCTACTCCGACGAGGAACTGGCCGAACAGATCGACCGCGAACTCGGCTACCTCCTGCCGTACGTCGAAGCGTGGCAGGCCGAGGGGACGATTCGAGATGGCGATCCCGAAGCGATCGCCGGCACCATCGAGGCGGCGGTGACCCTCGCGCCGTACCGCGAGGAGATCGGCGAGGACCGCTACCCCGCGATCCGCGACACGATGATCGAGACGATCGCTGCCGGACTCACCGATACTATGGGCCGGGAAGACGACCCACACGACCGAACGCACGACTGA
- a CDS encoding TetR/AcrR family transcriptional regulator, with product MSSDADDRTGTQAAIMEATYRALCDHGYADLTIQAIADEFEKSKSLLYYHYDTKDEILVEFLSYMLDQFTVEDAIDTTDSPDDQLRSLIDNFLPASPDAEQREFQIALLELRSQALSNEAYREQFTRADRLIKDTLADVLTAGIDDGTFREVDVEPTVSLLASTIDGAMLRRATIAGNSTAATREALTQFIETEILTGE from the coding sequence ATGAGCAGTGACGCGGACGATCGAACCGGCACGCAGGCAGCGATCATGGAGGCCACCTACCGGGCGCTCTGTGACCACGGCTACGCCGACCTCACGATCCAGGCGATCGCGGACGAGTTCGAAAAGAGCAAATCGCTGCTGTACTACCACTACGACACCAAAGACGAGATCCTCGTCGAGTTCCTGTCGTACATGCTCGATCAGTTCACCGTCGAGGACGCGATCGATACGACCGACAGTCCCGACGACCAGCTGCGGTCGCTGATCGACAACTTCCTGCCGGCATCGCCCGACGCGGAACAGCGCGAGTTCCAGATCGCGCTGCTCGAACTGCGTTCCCAGGCGCTCTCGAACGAGGCCTACCGCGAGCAGTTCACTCGCGCCGATCGTCTCATCAAGGACACGCTCGCGGACGTTCTCACGGCCGGCATCGACGACGGCACCTTCCGGGAGGTCGACGTCGAGCCGACGGTATCGCTACTCGCCTCGACGATCGACGGTGCGATGTTGCGGCGTGCGACCATCGCCGGCAACAGTACGGCCGCGACCCGCGAGGCGCTGACACAGTTCATCGAAACAGAAATCCTCACTGGTGAGTAG
- a CDS encoding daunorubicin resistance protein DrrA family ABC transporter ATP-binding protein, whose translation MDAIQVDGLTKEFDTVTAVDDLSFTVEQGEIFGLLGPNGAGKSTLINMLVTLLGPSEGAARVNGHDITKERGDVRDSLGIVFQEPAIDEELTGTENLAFHGRMYGKRTAEREERIPEVLELVDLADVADNKVASYSGGMQRRLEIGRGLMHEPEVLFLDEPTTGLDARTRRDTWEYIQRLNEESGVTIIITTHYMDEADFLCERVAIMDQGDIVAIDSPEGLKDSLGGDVVTLGLNGPANEFVDRLGDRPWVRERDRTDEGIAITLEHGTTRIVDLVRLADETEATISSVDLEKPSLENVFLALTGSTLTEREADEPSTESESREESSQAARASR comes from the coding sequence ATGGATGCAATCCAGGTAGATGGCCTAACCAAGGAGTTCGACACGGTCACGGCGGTGGACGACCTCTCCTTTACGGTAGAACAAGGCGAGATTTTCGGACTCCTCGGCCCGAACGGCGCGGGAAAGTCGACGTTGATCAACATGTTAGTGACGCTGCTGGGACCGAGCGAGGGGGCCGCGCGGGTCAACGGCCACGACATCACCAAGGAGAGGGGGGACGTGCGCGACAGCCTCGGGATCGTCTTCCAGGAGCCCGCGATCGACGAGGAGCTGACGGGCACAGAGAACCTCGCCTTTCACGGTCGAATGTACGGCAAGCGAACGGCAGAGCGTGAGGAGCGCATCCCCGAGGTGCTCGAACTCGTCGACCTCGCCGACGTGGCGGACAACAAGGTCGCGAGCTACTCCGGCGGAATGCAGCGCCGTTTGGAGATCGGCCGCGGGCTGATGCACGAGCCCGAGGTGCTCTTTCTCGACGAGCCCACCACGGGGTTGGACGCCCGGACCCGTCGAGACACGTGGGAGTACATCCAGCGGCTCAACGAGGAGTCGGGCGTCACGATCATCATCACGACCCACTACATGGACGAGGCCGACTTCCTCTGTGAACGGGTCGCGATCATGGATCAGGGCGATATCGTCGCGATCGATTCGCCCGAGGGACTCAAGGACTCGCTGGGCGGCGACGTCGTCACGCTCGGGCTCAATGGTCCGGCAAACGAGTTCGTCGACCGTCTCGGCGACCGACCGTGGGTGCGCGAGCGCGATCGAACCGACGAGGGGATCGCCATCACGCTCGAACACGGCACCACCCGGATCGTCGACCTCGTCCGACTCGCCGACGAGACGGAAGCGACGATTTCGTCCGTGGATCTCGAGAAGCCGAGCCTCGAGAACGTCTTCCTCGCGCTCACCGGCAGCACGCTGACCGAGCGCGAGGCCGACGAACCGTCGACGGAGTCAGAGTCACGCGAGGAATCGTCGCAGGCCGCGAGGGCGAGTCGATGA
- a CDS encoding fumarylacetoacetate hydrolase family protein: protein MRRARLRTSGGVVSGRYEDGIVTTRDAEYVVGQDGELTYPCSPSALYCVGRNFAATLDQMDYERPDEPDFFIKPPASLVGHDDPIWYPDWTNELTYAGELVAVIEEECHDVAAADVPDVVEGYTIMNDVDALDQQGRTARKAFDTSGPLGPWIETDIDPHGIDMTTTINGEQRQAANTELMLFDPHEIVAYLSRRFTLRPGDAIAFGSPANPGTIEPGDRIEITYEGIGTLSNTVAASETDAQPS from the coding sequence ATGCGACGAGCGCGACTACGGACGTCAGGTGGCGTCGTCAGCGGTCGGTACGAGGACGGGATCGTGACCACGCGGGACGCCGAGTACGTCGTCGGCCAAGATGGAGAGCTCACGTACCCCTGTTCGCCATCGGCGCTGTACTGTGTCGGCCGGAACTTCGCCGCAACGCTCGATCAGATGGACTACGAGCGGCCGGACGAACCCGACTTCTTCATCAAACCGCCGGCCTCGCTCGTTGGCCACGACGATCCGATATGGTATCCCGACTGGACGAACGAGCTGACGTACGCGGGTGAGCTCGTCGCCGTCATCGAGGAGGAATGCCACGACGTCGCTGCCGCGGACGTTCCGGACGTGGTCGAGGGCTACACCATCATGAACGACGTCGACGCGCTCGACCAGCAGGGTCGGACCGCCCGAAAGGCGTTCGATACGTCCGGGCCGCTCGGTCCGTGGATCGAGACGGATATCGACCCGCACGGGATCGACATGACGACGACGATCAACGGCGAGCAGCGCCAAGCCGCGAACACCGAACTGATGCTGTTCGATCCACACGAGATCGTCGCGTACCTCTCCCGACGGTTCACCCTCCGCCCTGGCGACGCGATCGCGTTCGGGAGCCCGGCGAACCCGGGCACGATCGAACCGGGCGACCGCATCGAGATCACCTACGAGGGAATCGGGACCCTCAGCAACACGGTGGCCGCATCCGAGACCGACGCGCAACCCTCATAA
- a CDS encoding HalOD1 output domain-containing protein has protein sequence MSNHEAKATETRWNGQYIGRHYWDEAGSLRESIVEAVATATGTNTTAVAADYGEDHSRTVERLFGGTTDEEPRSYGVIRFTLAGSTVTVHSDGRLVVESTDGAATRRPAVG, from the coding sequence ATGAGCAACCACGAGGCTAAAGCGACCGAAACACGATGGAACGGACAGTATATCGGCCGTCACTACTGGGACGAAGCGGGCTCGCTTCGCGAGTCCATCGTCGAGGCGGTCGCGACGGCGACCGGCACGAACACGACAGCCGTCGCCGCCGACTACGGCGAGGATCACTCACGAACCGTCGAACGACTCTTCGGTGGAACCACGGACGAAGAGCCCCGGTCGTACGGGGTGATTCGGTTCACGCTCGCCGGATCGACCGTCACGGTGCACAGCGACGGTCGGCTCGTCGTCGAGTCAACGGACGGGGCTGCGACGCGACGACCGGCCGTCGGGTGA
- a CDS encoding NADP-dependent phosphogluconate dehydrogenase, with amino-acid sequence MSGDNRELAIVGLGKIGGNLARQAIGKDIRVVGFDTADRPDLDDTGVEVHDAGEYDTLVEELDPPRVIYLSLPAGGLIDDELDALLDHLDEGDVVMDGGNSFWRDSMRREERAWEEGVYYLDTGTSGGPPRASEGACFMVGGKEEGFEIAEPYLDTLSVDGGLLHVGPPGSGHFVKLVHNGIEFGMLQSIAEGVELLEAGDFDVDMADVFHNWSNGAVIESWLVELMEKGLRHEDQQSDAPEFEEIPHYIEDTGEVNWLVQEAFKGETPIPVISQSVMELFKSRGNQRHAPRAVALMRHGFGEHPFGEDEHIREERFTGRVRNDVRHELRDEEEMDPLRPVDRSDDG; translated from the coding sequence ATGTCAGGAGACAACCGCGAACTCGCCATCGTTGGACTGGGCAAGATCGGGGGCAACCTCGCGCGCCAGGCTATCGGAAAAGACATCCGAGTTGTCGGGTTCGACACGGCCGATCGGCCCGACCTCGACGATACGGGGGTCGAGGTCCACGATGCCGGCGAGTACGACACGCTGGTCGAGGAGCTCGACCCACCACGCGTGATCTACCTCTCGCTGCCCGCCGGTGGCCTGATCGACGACGAACTCGATGCTCTACTCGATCATCTCGACGAGGGCGACGTCGTGATGGACGGCGGCAACTCCTTCTGGCGCGACTCGATGCGCCGCGAGGAGCGCGCATGGGAGGAGGGTGTCTACTACCTCGATACAGGGACCAGCGGCGGACCACCGCGTGCGAGCGAGGGGGCCTGTTTCATGGTCGGCGGAAAGGAAGAAGGATTCGAGATCGCCGAGCCCTATCTCGACACGCTGTCGGTCGACGGCGGTCTCCTGCACGTGGGACCGCCAGGGAGTGGACACTTCGTGAAGCTCGTCCACAACGGGATCGAGTTCGGGATGCTCCAGTCGATCGCGGAGGGGGTCGAACTCCTCGAAGCCGGTGACTTCGACGTCGACATGGCCGACGTGTTCCACAACTGGTCGAACGGCGCGGTCATCGAGAGCTGGCTGGTCGAACTCATGGAGAAGGGCCTCCGCCACGAGGACCAGCAATCGGACGCCCCCGAGTTCGAGGAGATCCCCCACTACATCGAGGACACTGGGGAAGTCAACTGGCTGGTTCAGGAGGCGTTCAAGGGCGAGACGCCGATCCCGGTCATCAGCCAGTCGGTGATGGAGCTGTTCAAATCACGGGGCAACCAGCGCCACGCCCCGCGGGCAGTCGCGCTGATGCGACACGGGTTCGGCGAACACCCCTTCGGCGAGGACGAACACATCAGGGAGGAACGGTTCACCGGTCGGGTCCGAAACGACGTCCGCCACGAACTCCGTGACGAGGAGGAGATGGACCCGCTCCGGCCGGTCGATCGATCCGACGACGGATAA
- a CDS encoding thiamine pyrophosphate-binding protein → MGTTIIINESITDVLKAEDVEYLVGLPSNPLFGTEIPEDAEIRTIITRQGRTALHMADGIGRASSGENIAAFVCQPGPGTEKSVENVGCATQCVPRHP, encoded by the coding sequence GTGGGTACCACAATAATCATCAACGAGTCAATCACTGACGTGCTGAAAGCGGAAGACGTAGAGTACCTCGTGGGGCTCCCCAGCAACCCGCTGTTCGGTACGGAAATCCCAGAGGACGCGGAAATCCGGACCATCATCACCCGGCAGGGGCGGACCGCACTCCACATGGCCGACGGGATCGGGCGGGCGTCCTCCGGCGAGAACATCGCCGCGTTCGTCTGCCAGCCTGGTCCCGGAACGGAGAAATCGGTCGAGAATGTGGGTTGCGCGACTCAATGCGTGCCACGGCACCCGTGA
- a CDS encoding zinc ribbon domain-containing protein codes for MAQSLSKKRPWLAALLAVFATGAGHLYLRRWLRALGWLGVAGLTSYLFVPASALEAFVSGGQVVWLDLLPLLVVTTLSALDAYQLAVVNNYFHRVRTHDGAGPTACPSCGRPVDDDDLDFCQWCATPLGSEGS; via the coding sequence ATGGCCCAATCACTTTCAAAGAAGCGTCCGTGGCTCGCCGCGCTCCTCGCCGTTTTCGCCACGGGGGCGGGTCACCTGTATCTCCGACGGTGGCTACGGGCGCTCGGCTGGCTCGGGGTCGCGGGGCTCACCAGCTACCTGTTCGTGCCGGCGTCGGCGCTCGAAGCGTTCGTCTCCGGTGGTCAGGTTGTCTGGCTCGATCTCCTCCCGCTGCTCGTGGTGACGACCCTCAGCGCGCTCGACGCATACCAGCTCGCGGTCGTCAACAACTACTTCCACCGCGTTCGTACCCACGATGGAGCCGGCCCGACGGCGTGTCCATCGTGTGGTCGGCCAGTGGATGACGACGACCTCGACTTCTGCCAGTGGTGTGCAACCCCGCTCGGCAGCGAGGGGTCGTGA
- a CDS encoding ABC transporter ATP-binding protein, with the protein MVAIRTNELTKYYGETLGIEDLTLDVREGEVFGFLGPNGAGKSTTIRTLMGFQSPSGGSATVLGHDVTDRSAMIEAKQSIGYIPAEMGFDESVTGRRFLRYQASLKGDTRSEELLELFDPPMDREIGEYSTGNKRKLAVVLAFMHDPDLVIMDEPTSGLDPLMQERFYEFIREEQEQGVTFFFSSHILSEVQKICDRVGVIRNGQLVELEDVETLLDRTGKRVSAHVAGTIEPGAFDIDGAHDVTISGDEESSRPTAADGGERDPRRSAERSDGDGNRTNGAPADAEQEPGEDDAGEGSAAGGREGTTVSFTYTGDYNALLEHLVEYDILDLDVADAPLEDVFMRFYGDVDPDEESSTVGRSDRRGEADV; encoded by the coding sequence ATGGTTGCAATCCGGACGAACGAACTGACGAAATACTACGGCGAGACCCTTGGTATCGAAGATCTCACCCTCGACGTGCGGGAGGGCGAAGTGTTCGGATTTCTGGGTCCCAACGGCGCGGGCAAGTCGACCACCATCCGGACGCTGATGGGGTTTCAATCGCCGAGCGGCGGGAGCGCCACCGTGTTGGGCCACGACGTCACCGACCGGAGCGCGATGATCGAGGCCAAACAGTCGATCGGCTACATCCCGGCCGAGATGGGGTTCGACGAGAGCGTCACCGGGCGGCGATTCCTCCGGTACCAGGCGTCGCTCAAGGGCGATACGCGGAGCGAGGAGTTACTGGAGCTGTTCGATCCGCCGATGGACCGCGAGATCGGCGAGTATTCGACTGGGAACAAGCGCAAGCTCGCGGTCGTGCTCGCGTTCATGCACGACCCGGATCTCGTCATCATGGACGAACCGACTTCAGGACTCGATCCGCTGATGCAGGAGCGCTTCTACGAGTTCATCCGCGAGGAGCAAGAGCAGGGCGTGACCTTCTTTTTCTCCTCGCACATCCTGAGCGAGGTCCAGAAGATCTGTGACCGCGTGGGCGTCATCCGAAACGGCCAGCTCGTCGAACTCGAAGACGTCGAGACGCTGCTCGACAGGACGGGAAAACGCGTCTCGGCGCACGTCGCCGGCACCATCGAACCCGGAGCCTTCGACATCGACGGCGCACACGACGTCACGATCAGCGGTGACGAGGAGTCCTCCCGTCCCACAGCGGCCGACGGGGGTGAGCGCGATCCTCGTCGGAGCGCGGAGCGATCCGACGGCGATGGCAACCGAACGAACGGAGCGCCCGCGGACGCCGAACAGGAACCGGGCGAGGACGACGCGGGCGAGGGTTCCGCTGCGGGCGGACGCGAGGGGACGACGGTGAGCTTCACGTACACGGGCGATTACAACGCCCTGCTCGAACACCTCGTCGAGTACGACATCCTCGACCTCGACGTCGCGGACGCCCCGCTGGAGGACGTGTTCATGCGCTTTTACGGCGACGTCGACCCGGACGAGGAGTCGAGCACCGTCGGCCGATCGGATCGGCGTGGTGAGGCGGATGTTTGA